One genomic region from Streptomyces sp. NBC_01431 encodes:
- a CDS encoding helix-turn-helix transcriptional regulator, whose amino-acid sequence MRNSVRKLRSSRGLSQGQLGTALGVSRQTINAIETERYTPSLPLAMSLAKFFQVSVEEMFHAEEDPADDQ is encoded by the coding sequence GTGCGAAACAGCGTCAGGAAACTGCGGTCGTCACGAGGGCTCTCCCAGGGCCAGCTAGGCACAGCCCTGGGGGTCTCACGCCAGACGATCAACGCCATCGAGACCGAGCGGTACACACCTTCCCTGCCGCTCGCCATGTCCCTGGCCAAGTTCTTCCAAGTCAGCGTTGAGGAGATGTTCCATGCCGAAGAGGACCCCGCAGATGACCAGTAA